In Rubrivirga marina, the following are encoded in one genomic region:
- a CDS encoding S9 family peptidase, producing MRHRFSPLLVLVLLLAPLAQAQTADGPKRLTLETLFASPEFYGDGFQGGRWAESGAKLLYVDTDDAGASSLVELDLTTNQERTIIDGSDLEKPDGDGLIEIEDYASSADGTKTLLYTDSEQVWRLNTKGYYYVLDNETGRVTPVASRAAGFQMFAKFDPAAEHVAFVRDRNLFVVDLATGQERALTTNGADGGVINGTFDWVYEEEFGLRDGFRWSPDGRYIAFFQLDETGTRDFSMVDYRTLYPETTTFRYPKAGEANSEVRVGVIEVATGDTTFFDTDTWFEGGDETEYIASMGWTPALEDGASDVWMLRLNRDQNHADLLYGDPEAGTVTQILEEENDSYIEVETGFSDLSTGTITYLGDGDHFVWRSDRDGYGHLYLYENDGDFVRQVTTGEWDVTDFHGVDEEAGVAYVTTTAESPLERHLYRVPLDGGAPEKVTTGAGWHGVDLSRDFDYFVDTYSTATTPATTTLYRTSGDEIRVLVDNAALIERLAGYDLPAPEFMTVPGADGTPLNAYLVKPRDFDPNRAHPLLIHTYGGPGSQEVRNSWGGQERLWHHYLAETYGVLVAGVDNRGTGGRGKAFKTVTQNRLGILEAEDQIAAAQWFGEQGYVDEDRMGIWGWSYGGYLTLLAMTYGDGPETFAAGIAVAPVTSWRQYDTIYTERYLSTPQKNAEGYDLGSPTTYAGNLTDEQDLLIVHGGADDNVHVQNTMAMVDALQAANKQFDLMIYPGRNHGIYGGNTRRHLYTMLTEYVAEHLAGMELMAIR from the coding sequence ATGCGCCACCGGTTCTCGCCACTCCTCGTCCTCGTTCTTCTGTTGGCGCCGCTCGCCCAGGCGCAGACGGCCGACGGGCCGAAGCGGCTCACGCTGGAGACCCTCTTCGCCAGCCCCGAGTTCTACGGCGACGGGTTCCAGGGCGGCCGCTGGGCCGAGTCCGGCGCGAAGCTCCTCTACGTCGACACCGACGACGCCGGGGCCTCCAGCCTCGTCGAACTCGACCTGACCACGAACCAGGAGCGGACGATCATTGACGGGTCGGACCTCGAGAAGCCCGACGGTGACGGCCTGATCGAGATCGAGGACTACGCGTCGTCCGCGGACGGCACCAAGACGCTGCTCTACACCGACTCCGAGCAGGTCTGGCGGCTCAACACGAAGGGCTACTACTACGTCCTCGACAACGAGACGGGCAGGGTCACACCGGTCGCCAGCCGTGCGGCGGGCTTCCAGATGTTCGCTAAGTTCGACCCCGCGGCCGAGCACGTCGCCTTCGTCCGCGACCGGAACCTGTTCGTGGTCGACCTCGCGACCGGCCAGGAGCGCGCGCTCACGACGAACGGGGCCGACGGCGGCGTGATCAACGGGACGTTCGACTGGGTCTATGAGGAGGAGTTCGGCCTCCGCGACGGGTTCCGCTGGAGCCCCGACGGCCGCTACATCGCCTTCTTCCAGCTCGACGAGACGGGCACCCGTGACTTCTCGATGGTCGACTACCGGACGCTCTACCCCGAGACCACGACGTTCCGCTACCCGAAGGCCGGCGAGGCCAACTCGGAGGTCCGCGTCGGCGTGATAGAGGTGGCGACGGGCGACACGACGTTCTTCGACACCGACACGTGGTTCGAGGGCGGCGACGAGACCGAGTACATCGCCTCGATGGGCTGGACGCCGGCCCTGGAGGACGGCGCCTCGGACGTCTGGATGCTCCGCCTCAACCGCGACCAGAACCACGCCGACCTCCTCTACGGCGACCCGGAGGCGGGCACGGTCACGCAGATCCTCGAGGAGGAGAACGACTCCTACATCGAGGTCGAGACCGGCTTCTCGGACCTCTCGACGGGCACGATCACGTACCTCGGCGACGGCGACCACTTCGTCTGGCGGAGCGACCGCGACGGCTACGGCCACCTCTACCTCTACGAGAACGACGGCGACTTTGTCCGACAGGTGACCACCGGCGAGTGGGACGTGACCGACTTCCACGGCGTCGACGAGGAGGCCGGCGTGGCCTACGTCACGACGACGGCCGAGAGCCCGCTCGAGCGCCACCTCTACCGCGTCCCGCTCGACGGCGGCGCGCCCGAGAAGGTCACGACCGGCGCCGGCTGGCACGGCGTCGATCTCAGCCGCGACTTCGACTACTTCGTCGACACCTACTCGACGGCCACGACGCCGGCCACGACGACGCTCTACCGGACGTCCGGCGACGAGATCCGCGTGCTTGTCGACAACGCGGCGCTCATCGAGCGGCTGGCGGGCTACGACCTCCCGGCGCCCGAGTTCATGACGGTCCCGGGCGCCGACGGGACGCCGCTCAACGCGTACCTCGTCAAGCCGCGCGACTTCGATCCGAACCGGGCGCACCCGCTCCTCATCCACACCTACGGCGGCCCGGGCAGCCAGGAGGTCCGGAACAGCTGGGGCGGGCAGGAGCGCCTCTGGCACCACTACCTCGCCGAGACCTACGGCGTGCTGGTGGCCGGCGTCGACAACCGGGGGACGGGCGGCCGCGGCAAGGCGTTCAAGACCGTGACGCAGAACCGGCTCGGCATCCTGGAGGCCGAGGACCAGATCGCCGCCGCGCAGTGGTTCGGCGAGCAGGGCTACGTCGACGAGGACCGGATGGGGATCTGGGGCTGGAGCTACGGCGGCTACCTCACGCTCCTCGCCATGACCTACGGCGACGGCCCCGAGACGTTCGCGGCCGGGATCGCCGTCGCGCCCGTGACGAGCTGGCGCCAGTACGACACGATCTACACCGAGCGCTACCTCTCGACGCCGCAGAAGAACGCCGAGGGCTACGACCTCGGCAGCCCGACGACCTACGCCGGGAACCTGACGGACGAGCAGGACCTCCTCATCGTCCACGGCGGCGCTGACGACAACGTCCACGTCCAGAACACGATGGCGATGGTCGACGCGCTCCAGGCGGCGAACAAGCAGTTCGACCTGATGATCTACCCGGGCCGGAACCACGGGATCTACGGCGGCAACACGCGGCGGCACCTCTACACGATGCTGACCGAGTACGTCGCCGAGCACCTGGCCGGCATGGAACTGATGGCGATCCGGTAG
- a CDS encoding sensor histidine kinase, translating into MLVGAQVATALLAVGLSGVFAQDRSAELLAGTLRLRLDAVAEEVETRADIGPFGSVEIGSRLRSDLGTRFPDPLALLDESGALVETFGESPAPDVPLDALDALDAGRVAVDLDAPGGGWGLAPILAPDGLPAGALLVRPLRQTVAEERAGTMRAFWQATLVTVLVAVALALLLGALFASRLLRPVRDVTRRVERLGEGDYADRLPEAGDDELGRLARAVNEMAARVEVSIQSLRDTDRLRRELVANVGHDLRTPLAALRVTLDEAERFAGEDRRDDVADAVAAARRQAEGAAALVADLFELSVLDRPDQALRLGLVPVGELVRDVGRQHARAFEADGVSFEVDAPAGLPTVEADGARLVRALSNLLDNARRHTPSGGSVRLGAGAEAGRVVLAVADTGEGIAPDVLEHVFERYYRGEGPRTRGTGTGLGLAIARAVAEAHGGTLAVESVPGEGATFRLSLPISPARSPGA; encoded by the coding sequence GTGCTCGTGGGGGCGCAGGTGGCGACAGCGCTGCTGGCGGTCGGGCTGAGCGGCGTGTTTGCGCAGGACCGGAGCGCGGAGCTCCTGGCCGGCACGCTCCGCCTCCGCCTCGACGCCGTGGCCGAGGAGGTCGAGACGCGGGCCGACATCGGCCCGTTCGGATCCGTCGAGATCGGCAGCCGGCTGCGGTCGGACCTCGGCACGCGCTTCCCCGATCCGCTCGCGCTGCTCGACGAGTCCGGCGCGCTCGTCGAGACGTTCGGCGAGTCGCCGGCACCCGACGTGCCGCTCGACGCGCTCGACGCGCTCGACGCCGGCCGCGTCGCCGTCGACCTCGACGCGCCCGGCGGCGGGTGGGGCCTCGCGCCGATCCTCGCGCCCGACGGCCTGCCCGCCGGCGCGCTCCTCGTTCGGCCGCTCCGCCAAACCGTCGCCGAAGAGCGGGCCGGGACGATGCGGGCGTTCTGGCAGGCCACGCTCGTGACGGTCCTCGTGGCCGTCGCGCTGGCGCTGTTGCTGGGCGCCCTCTTCGCGTCCCGCCTGCTCCGGCCCGTCCGCGACGTCACGCGCCGCGTCGAGCGGCTCGGCGAAGGCGACTATGCCGACCGGCTGCCCGAGGCGGGCGACGACGAGTTGGGGAGGCTGGCCCGCGCCGTCAACGAGATGGCGGCGCGCGTCGAGGTCTCGATCCAGTCGCTCCGCGACACCGACCGGCTCCGCCGCGAGCTCGTCGCCAACGTCGGGCACGACCTCCGGACGCCGCTCGCCGCCCTCCGCGTCACGCTCGACGAGGCCGAGCGGTTCGCCGGCGAGGACCGGAGGGACGACGTGGCCGACGCCGTCGCCGCCGCGCGTCGTCAGGCGGAGGGCGCCGCCGCGCTCGTGGCCGACCTGTTCGAGCTCTCGGTCCTCGACCGGCCCGACCAGGCGCTCCGACTCGGCCTGGTCCCCGTCGGCGAGCTCGTCCGCGACGTGGGGCGCCAGCACGCGCGGGCGTTCGAGGCCGACGGCGTCTCGTTCGAGGTCGATGCGCCCGCCGGGCTCCCGACGGTCGAGGCCGACGGCGCCCGGCTCGTCCGCGCCCTCTCGAACCTCCTCGACAACGCGCGGCGTCACACGCCGTCCGGTGGCTCCGTCCGTCTCGGGGCCGGCGCCGAGGCGGGCCGGGTCGTGCTGGCGGTCGCCGACACGGGCGAGGGGATCGCGCCCGACGTGCTGGAGCACGTGTTCGAGCGGTACTACCGCGGCGAGGGCCCGCGCACGCGCGGCACCGGCACTGGCCTCGGGCTCGCGATCGCCCGCGCCGTTGCGGAGGCACACGGTGGGACACTAGCGGTCGAGAGCGTGCCCGGCGAGGGCGCGACGTTCCGGCTGTCGCTCCCGATCAGTCCAGCGCGTAGCCCAGGAGCGTGA
- a CDS encoding response regulator transcription factor: MSPASLLVVEDDDDLRQTLARRLSDAGYEVATAATGPDALDAVAKAVPDLVVLDVMLPGLDGIEVCRRLRADHPLLYILMLTARADELDRVVGLEVGADDYVTKPFSLQEVVARIRAALRRVRTVREQMASGPSSDADEPITAGDLAIDPVRREVTVAGEPVHLTVREFDLLLFLAQHPDRPFTRSQLLQKIWDISYEGYDRTIDSHVQRLRAKIEADPGDPQHVRTVWGVGYKFRGDDH, from the coding sequence ATGTCTCCCGCTTCCCTCCTCGTCGTCGAGGACGACGACGACCTCCGCCAGACGCTCGCCCGTCGCCTCTCCGACGCCGGCTACGAGGTCGCGACGGCCGCCACCGGCCCCGACGCTCTCGACGCGGTCGCCAAGGCGGTCCCCGACCTCGTGGTGCTCGACGTGATGCTCCCGGGCCTCGACGGGATCGAGGTCTGCCGACGCCTCCGCGCCGACCACCCGCTCCTCTACATCCTCATGCTGACGGCCCGCGCCGACGAGCTCGACCGCGTCGTCGGGCTGGAGGTCGGGGCGGACGACTACGTCACGAAGCCGTTCAGCCTGCAGGAGGTCGTCGCCCGCATCCGGGCCGCGCTCCGCCGCGTGCGGACCGTCCGCGAGCAGATGGCAAGCGGCCCCTCCAGCGATGCCGACGAGCCGATCACGGCCGGCGACCTCGCCATCGACCCGGTCCGCCGCGAGGTGACCGTCGCTGGCGAGCCGGTCCACCTGACGGTCCGCGAGTTCGACCTGCTGCTGTTCCTCGCCCAGCACCCGGACCGGCCGTTCACACGGAGCCAGCTGCTCCAGAAGATCTGGGACATCTCGTACGAGGGGTACGATCGGACCATCGACAGCCACGTCCAGCGGCTCCGCGCGAAGATCGAGGCCGACCCGGGCGACCCGCAGCACGTCCGGACCGTGTGGGGCGTGGGGTACAAGTTCCGCGGGGACGACCACTGA
- a CDS encoding DUF1800 domain-containing protein: MRRAPAPLPYAEAGLPDEAAAAHALNRLAFGPRPGEAAEVARRGVGAWIDEQLTPPASDPDSDPRLADLDQLGWTTEEITSRYLTPAFALRQAVAEGAVPDGFGPRDPEIRDRLQGWMERNDIRSVADLRRDLLRAKLTRAVHARAQLREVLTDFWYNHFNVDGRGGQILYVPTYERDAIRAHVFGRFRELLGATARHPAMLTYLDNWQSRAPSGTAVTFGRPPGRGGINENYGRELLELHTLGVDGGYSQDDVIATARAFTGWSVVPNRNEASTERVEAGLDRLASRGAPVVRDGLFVFRPNWHDAEPKTVLGRSLPGGRGIEDGEDVLDLLAAHEATARHVARKLAIRFVDDDPDEGLVGRLAAVFRRTDGDLTAVLRALVEDRAFWDAARSGPDGAPSKVKTPFEFVASAARATATPIEDVRGVLGPLRDMGEPPYHAEPPTGFPDHAAAWVNAGLLLTRMNLGLRLADGRVRGARPDLAVLTAGREPESIDAALQTYVGALLPGRDPTPTVTLLQPIVREPAFARRVAEAATQAEAETPVALDDDGVFGETPEPPFDPDDTAAFVVGVVLGSPAFQRQ; encoded by the coding sequence ATGCGCCGCGCGCCCGCCCCGCTTCCGTACGCCGAGGCCGGCCTCCCCGACGAGGCCGCCGCCGCGCACGCGCTGAACCGGCTCGCGTTCGGACCGCGGCCCGGTGAGGCCGCCGAGGTCGCCCGCCGCGGCGTCGGGGCGTGGATCGACGAGCAGTTGACCCCGCCCGCCTCGGATCCCGACTCGGACCCGCGGCTCGCCGACCTCGACCAGCTCGGGTGGACGACCGAGGAGATCACGTCGCGCTACCTCACGCCGGCGTTCGCGCTCCGCCAGGCCGTCGCCGAGGGCGCCGTCCCGGACGGCTTCGGCCCGCGCGACCCCGAGATCCGCGACCGGCTGCAGGGGTGGATGGAGCGGAACGACATCCGGAGCGTCGCCGACCTTCGGCGCGACCTGCTCCGGGCCAAGCTCACGCGCGCCGTCCACGCGCGCGCGCAGCTCCGTGAGGTCCTCACCGACTTCTGGTACAACCACTTCAACGTCGACGGCCGGGGCGGGCAGATCCTCTACGTCCCGACCTACGAGCGCGACGCGATCCGGGCGCACGTCTTCGGCCGGTTCCGCGAGCTCCTCGGGGCCACGGCCCGCCACCCGGCGATGCTGACGTACCTCGACAACTGGCAGTCGCGCGCGCCGTCGGGTACGGCCGTCACGTTCGGCCGACCGCCCGGGCGGGGCGGGATCAACGAGAACTACGGCCGCGAACTCCTCGAGCTCCACACCCTGGGCGTCGACGGCGGCTACTCGCAGGACGACGTGATCGCCACGGCGCGCGCGTTCACGGGGTGGTCCGTCGTCCCGAATCGCAACGAGGCCTCGACCGAGCGAGTGGAGGCCGGGCTCGACCGGCTCGCGTCACGCGGGGCGCCGGTCGTCCGCGACGGCCTGTTCGTGTTCCGGCCGAACTGGCACGACGCCGAGCCCAAGACGGTCCTCGGGCGGTCCCTCCCGGGCGGGCGTGGGATCGAGGACGGCGAGGACGTGCTCGACCTGCTCGCGGCGCACGAGGCGACCGCCCGGCACGTCGCCCGCAAGCTGGCCATCCGGTTCGTCGACGACGACCCCGACGAGGGGCTCGTCGGCCGGCTGGCGGCGGTCTTCCGCCGGACCGACGGCGACCTCACTGCCGTCTTGCGGGCGCTGGTAGAAGACCGCGCCTTCTGGGACGCCGCGCGCTCCGGCCCCGACGGCGCGCCGTCGAAGGTCAAGACGCCGTTCGAGTTCGTCGCCAGCGCCGCGCGGGCAACGGCTACGCCGATCGAGGACGTCCGCGGGGTCCTCGGCCCGCTTCGCGACATGGGCGAGCCGCCCTACCACGCCGAGCCGCCGACCGGTTTCCCGGACCACGCCGCCGCGTGGGTCAACGCCGGCCTGCTCCTGACCCGGATGAACCTCGGCCTCCGACTCGCCGACGGCCGCGTCCGCGGGGCCCGACCTGACCTGGCCGTGCTGACGGCCGGCCGCGAGCCCGAGTCCATCGACGCCGCGCTCCAGACCTACGTCGGCGCCCTCCTCCCCGGGCGCGACCCGACCCCGACGGTCACGCTGCTCCAGCCGATCGTCCGCGAACCTGCCTTCGCCCGGCGCGTCGCCGAGGCGGCCACCCAGGCCGAGGCCGAGACGCCGGTCGCCCTTGACGACGACGGCGTGTTCGGCGAGACCCCCGAGCCACCGTTCGACCCCGACGACACGGCGGCCTTCGTCGTCGGGGTCGTCCTCGGCTCGCCCGCCTTCCAGCGGCAGTAG
- a CDS encoding DUF1501 domain-containing protein, with protein sequence MTSRRAFLSSGGLALLAAGVGGVPSFLTRAASATPSGSFRRRKVLVTVFQRGAMDGLAAVQPLSDPMLARLRPTLALDARRQLVDLDGRFGLHPSLRPFGDYFREGTLGIVHGVGSPVATRSHFDAQDFMETGRPGDKRADSGWLNRATGLLGHEPSTPFQAVALTPALPLSLRGEAPALAIANLEDFGVMAPGAMAATGESLEALYAQTAGDLLSSAGREGLEAANVLDQARLDQYRPENGADYPRSELGESLRQIAQLIKADVGLQVAFAEAGGWDTHARQGAADGSFARRAADLAQSVAAFWTDLERYQDDVVVLTMTEFGRTVAENGTGGTDHGRASAMFVLGNAVRGGEVHGAPLVLDPDALEDGRDLPVTTDFRALFAGVAGPHLGIATGDGLFPGWAGRPLDVLRS encoded by the coding sequence ATGACCTCCCGTCGCGCCTTCCTCTCCTCGGGCGGCCTCGCCCTGCTCGCTGCCGGCGTCGGCGGCGTCCCCTCGTTCCTGACCCGGGCCGCCTCGGCGACGCCGTCCGGGTCCTTCCGCCGACGGAAGGTGCTGGTGACCGTCTTCCAGCGCGGGGCGATGGACGGCCTCGCGGCGGTCCAGCCGCTGTCGGACCCGATGCTGGCCCGGCTCCGCCCGACGCTGGCCCTCGACGCCCGCCGCCAGCTCGTCGACCTCGACGGCCGGTTCGGCCTTCACCCCTCGCTGAGACCGTTCGGAGACTATTTCCGGGAGGGGACGCTCGGCATCGTCCACGGCGTCGGCTCGCCGGTCGCGACGCGGTCGCACTTTGATGCGCAGGACTTTATGGAGACCGGCCGCCCCGGCGACAAGCGTGCCGACTCCGGCTGGCTCAACCGCGCGACGGGCCTTCTCGGCCATGAGCCGTCGACGCCGTTCCAGGCCGTCGCCCTGACGCCCGCGCTCCCGCTCTCCCTGCGGGGCGAGGCGCCGGCGCTTGCGATCGCCAACCTCGAGGACTTTGGGGTGATGGCGCCCGGCGCGATGGCGGCGACGGGCGAGAGCCTGGAGGCGCTCTACGCCCAAACCGCCGGCGACCTGCTTAGCAGCGCGGGACGAGAAGGACTCGAGGCCGCGAACGTGCTCGACCAGGCCCGGCTCGACCAATACCGCCCCGAGAACGGCGCCGACTACCCCCGCTCGGAGCTCGGCGAGAGCCTCCGCCAGATCGCCCAGCTCATCAAGGCCGACGTCGGGCTCCAGGTCGCGTTCGCCGAGGCCGGCGGGTGGGACACGCACGCGCGCCAGGGCGCCGCGGACGGCTCGTTCGCTCGCCGCGCCGCCGACCTCGCCCAGAGCGTCGCCGCCTTCTGGACCGACCTCGAACGCTACCAGGACGACGTCGTGGTCCTGACGATGACCGAGTTCGGCCGGACCGTCGCCGAGAACGGGACGGGCGGGACCGACCACGGCCGGGCCTCCGCCATGTTCGTCCTCGGCAACGCCGTCCGTGGCGGCGAGGTGCACGGCGCGCCCCTCGTGCTCGATCCCGACGCTCTAGAGGACGGCCGCGACCTGCCCGTCACGACCGACTTCCGGGCGCTCTTCGCCGGCGTCGCCGGCCCGCACCTCGGGATCGCGACCGGCGACGGGCTGTTCCCGGGCTGGGCCGGCCGGCCGCTCGACGTCCTGCGCAGCTAG